The following proteins are encoded in a genomic region of Thiomonas sp. X19:
- the rpsD gene encoding 30S ribosomal protein S4: protein MARYLGPKAKLSRREGSDLFLKSARRGIESKAKFDTKPGQHGRTSGARQSDYATQLREKQKVKRMYGMLEKQFHRTYEKALGMRGNTGVNLLTLLESRLDTVVYRMGFASTRAEARQLVGHRSITVDGQLLDIPSARVMPGQTVAVREKAKKQLRVVDALKLAEGNGFPAWVSVDTSKMEAVFKKTPDRDEFASDINESLIVELYSR, encoded by the coding sequence GTGGCACGTTACCTCGGCCCCAAGGCCAAACTCTCCCGCCGTGAAGGCTCCGACCTCTTTCTGAAGAGCGCGCGCCGCGGCATTGAATCCAAGGCCAAGTTCGACACCAAGCCTGGCCAACATGGCCGCACCTCCGGCGCACGTCAGTCTGACTACGCCACCCAACTGCGTGAAAAGCAGAAGGTCAAGCGCATGTACGGTATGTTGGAAAAGCAATTTCACCGCACCTACGAAAAAGCGCTGGGTATGCGTGGCAACACGGGTGTCAACCTGCTGACGCTGCTGGAATCGCGCCTGGACACGGTGGTCTATCGCATGGGTTTCGCGTCCACTCGTGCCGAGGCGCGCCAACTGGTGGGTCACCGCAGCATCACGGTCGACGGTCAATTGCTGGACATTCCTTCGGCCCGCGTCATGCCCGGCCAGACGGTGGCGGTGCGCGAGAAGGCCAAGAAGCAGTTGCGCGTCGTGGACGCGTTGAAGCTGGCCGAAGGCAACGGTTTTCCCGCCTGGGTTTCGGTCGACACCAGCAAGATGGAAGCGGTGTTCAAGAAAACGCCGGACCGTGACGAGTTCGCCAGCGACATCAACGAGTCGCTGATCGTCGAGTTGTATTCACGTTAA
- the rpsM gene encoding 30S ribosomal protein S13, protein MARIAGINIPPHQHAEIGLTAIYGIGRTTARKICEAAGLAYSTKVKDITDAELEKVREQVGQYVIEGDLRREMSINIKRLMDLGCYRGMRHRRGLPVRGQRTRTNARTRKGPRKGGVALKK, encoded by the coding sequence ATGGCCCGTATTGCTGGTATCAACATTCCGCCGCATCAGCACGCCGAAATCGGCCTGACTGCGATCTATGGCATCGGCCGGACCACCGCTCGCAAAATCTGCGAAGCGGCTGGCCTTGCCTATTCGACCAAGGTGAAAGACATCACCGACGCTGAGCTTGAGAAGGTTCGCGAGCAGGTTGGTCAATACGTCATCGAGGGCGATCTGCGCCGCGAGATGTCGATCAACATCAAGCGTCTGATGGACTTGGGTTGCTACCGTGGCATGCGTCACCGTCGCGGCTTGCCGGTCCGTGGTCAGCGCACCCGCACCAATGCACGTACCCGCAAGGGCCCGCGCAAGGGTGGCGTTGCACTGAAAAAATAA
- a CDS encoding ATP-binding cassette domain-containing protein, whose translation MPANATMPSANLLDAQAPLLAVQDLHKRYAGQDVVRQLSFSIRPGECYGIIGPNGAGKTTTIRLCLGLAAPDGGSVRLMGHAVPRDSRLARMRVGVVTQYDSLDPDFTVEENLVIYGRYFGLSDAAMRARIDSLLEFAALQGKAGARIAELSGGMKRRLSLARALIHDPDIVFLDEPTTGLDPQARHLIWDRLKRLVAQGKSILLTTHFMDEAERLCQRLLVLDHGRKLDEDAPLALIARHVEPEVIEMYGLRVDEAEALVAPHAQRLERSGDTLFAYARDAAPVLAAVQGLADGLRVLHRSANLEDVFLKLTGRQLRD comes from the coding sequence ATGCCAGCGAACGCCACGATGCCCTCAGCAAATCTGCTTGATGCCCAAGCGCCCCTGCTCGCGGTGCAAGACCTGCACAAGCGCTACGCCGGACAGGACGTGGTTCGCCAGCTGAGCTTCAGCATTCGCCCCGGAGAGTGTTACGGCATCATCGGCCCGAACGGCGCGGGTAAGACCACCACCATCCGCCTCTGCCTGGGTTTGGCCGCGCCCGACGGTGGCAGCGTGCGGCTGATGGGCCATGCCGTCCCGCGCGACTCCCGCCTGGCACGCATGCGGGTGGGCGTGGTGACGCAGTACGACAGCCTCGACCCCGATTTCACGGTGGAGGAAAACCTGGTCATCTACGGCCGCTACTTCGGCCTGAGCGATGCCGCCATGCGCGCGCGCATCGATAGCCTGCTGGAGTTCGCTGCGCTGCAGGGCAAGGCAGGCGCCCGCATCGCCGAGTTGTCCGGTGGCATGAAGCGGCGCCTGAGCCTGGCGCGCGCGCTGATTCACGATCCCGACATCGTCTTCCTCGACGAGCCCACCACCGGCCTCGATCCACAGGCGCGCCATCTCATCTGGGACCGGCTCAAGCGCCTGGTGGCGCAGGGCAAGTCCATTCTGCTGACCACCCACTTCATGGACGAAGCCGAGCGTCTGTGCCAGCGCCTGCTGGTGCTGGATCATGGCCGCAAATTGGACGAGGACGCACCGCTGGCACTCATCGCACGGCATGTGGAGCCCGAGGTGATCGAGATGTACGGCTTGCGCGTCGACGAAGCCGAGGCGCTGGTGGCGCCGCATGCCCAGCGCCTGGAGCGCAGCGGTGATACCTTGTTCGCCTACGCCCGCGACGCCGCCCCCGTGCTGGCTGCCGTGCAGGGTCTTGCCGACGGCTTGCGCGTGCTGCACCGCTCGGCCAATCTGGAAGACGTCTTCCTCAAGCTCACCGGGAGGCAATTGCGCGATTGA
- the rpsK gene encoding 30S ribosomal protein S11, with translation MAKAPNQASAQRARKKVRKNVADGIAHVHASFNNTIITITDRQGNALSWASSGGQGFKGSRKSTPFAAQVAAENAGRQAIECGIKQLEVRIKGPGPGRESAVRALNGLGIKVIQIADVTPVPHNGCRPPKRRRI, from the coding sequence ATGGCTAAAGCCCCCAATCAAGCTTCCGCACAGCGTGCGCGCAAGAAGGTTCGCAAGAATGTTGCGGACGGCATTGCGCATGTGCATGCCTCGTTCAACAACACCATCATCACCATCACCGACCGCCAGGGCAATGCCTTGTCGTGGGCATCCTCGGGTGGGCAGGGTTTCAAGGGCTCGCGCAAATCCACACCATTTGCCGCCCAGGTGGCTGCGGAGAATGCCGGCCGTCAGGCCATCGAGTGCGGCATCAAGCAACTCGAAGTTCGCATCAAGGGACCAGGCCCTGGCCGCGAATCGGCTGTGCGTGCGCTCAATGGCCTTGGCATCAAGGTCATTCAGATTGCCGACGTGACCCCGGTTCCGCATAACGGCTGCCGTCCGCCGAAGCGCCGCCGCATCTGA
- the rplQ gene encoding 50S ribosomal protein L17, translated as MRHGHGLRKLNRTSSHRLAMLRNMANSLIAHEAIKTTLPKAKELRRVVEPLITLGKKPTLANRRLAFDRLRDRDSVVKLFGELGERYKTRPGGYTRILKFGNRVGDNAPMAYVELVDRPDADVAADAKAAE; from the coding sequence ATGCGTCACGGACACGGTCTGCGCAAACTCAACCGCACCTCCAGCCATCGGCTGGCAATGCTGCGCAATATGGCGAACTCGCTCATCGCCCACGAAGCCATCAAAACGACGCTGCCCAAGGCCAAGGAATTGCGCCGCGTCGTCGAGCCCCTCATCACCCTGGGCAAAAAGCCGACGCTTGCGAATCGCCGCCTGGCGTTCGACCGTCTGCGCGACCGCGATTCCGTGGTCAAGCTGTTCGGCGAACTCGGCGAGCGCTACAAGACCCGTCCGGGCGGCTACACCCGCATCCTGAAGTTCGGCAATCGCGTGGGCGACAACGCCCCCATGGCTTATGTCGAACTGGTGGACCGTCCCGACGCTGACGTGGCTGCCGACGCCAAGGCCGCCGAGTAA
- the rpoA gene encoding DNA-directed RNA polymerase subunit alpha: protein MQTALLRPKSIQVEALGPLRAKVTLEPFERGYGHTLGNALRRVLLSSLVGYAPTEVSINGVLHEYSVVDGLQEDVIAVLLNLKGVVFKLHNRDEVTLSLRKEGEGVVTAADIQTPHDVEIVNPEHVIARLSQQGKLDMQIKVEKGRGYVPGNLRRYADEGGKTIGRIVLDASFSPVRRVSYAVENARVEQRTDLDKLVMEIETNGSTSAEEAIRTSARILVEQLSVFASLEGAEKSLESGGSASAQQFDPILLRPVDDLELTVRSANCLKAENIYYIGDLIQRSETELLKTPNLGRKSLNEIKEVLAARGLTLGMKLESWPPAELENRAN from the coding sequence ATGCAAACCGCTTTGCTTCGCCCCAAATCCATCCAAGTCGAGGCCCTGGGTCCTCTGCGCGCCAAGGTCACGCTCGAGCCTTTCGAGCGCGGTTATGGCCATACCCTTGGCAACGCCCTGCGGCGTGTGCTGTTGTCTTCTCTGGTTGGTTATGCACCGACCGAGGTGAGCATCAACGGCGTGCTGCACGAGTACTCCGTGGTCGATGGCTTGCAGGAAGATGTGATCGCCGTGCTGCTCAACCTCAAGGGCGTGGTGTTCAAGCTGCATAACCGCGACGAGGTCACGCTGTCATTGCGCAAGGAAGGGGAGGGCGTGGTGACCGCCGCCGACATCCAGACGCCGCATGACGTGGAAATCGTCAACCCCGAGCATGTGATTGCACGCTTGTCCCAACAGGGCAAGCTGGACATGCAGATCAAGGTCGAGAAGGGCCGCGGTTATGTGCCGGGCAACCTGCGTCGCTATGCCGACGAAGGTGGCAAGACCATCGGCCGCATCGTGCTCGACGCCTCGTTCTCGCCGGTCCGCCGCGTGAGCTATGCCGTGGAAAACGCACGCGTCGAACAGCGTACCGATCTGGACAAGCTGGTGATGGAAATCGAGACCAACGGTTCGACCAGCGCAGAAGAAGCCATTCGCACTTCGGCTCGTATTTTGGTCGAGCAACTGTCGGTGTTCGCCAGCCTGGAAGGCGCGGAGAAATCGCTGGAGTCCGGCGGTTCCGCCAGCGCCCAGCAGTTCGACCCCATCCTGCTGCGCCCGGTGGACGACCTGGAACTCACGGTGCGTTCGGCCAACTGCCTCAAGGCCGAGAACATCTATTACATCGGCGACCTGATTCAGCGCAGCGAAACCGAGCTGCTCAAGACTCCCAATCTGGGACGCAAGTCGCTCAACGAAATCAAGGAAGTGCTGGCTGCGCGCGGCCTCACCCTGGGCATGAAGCTGGAGAGCTGGCCACCCGCAGAACTGGAAAATCGCGCCAACTGA